The following are encoded together in the Novipirellula caenicola genome:
- a CDS encoding RHS repeat-associated core domain-containing protein, with protein sequence MFHCFQLRRHGHLLGLFLCLLAGIGCELPTTMRIAGTNLPGDVDGNGSVDIWDARSLDRSLTSQYFRVPNPDCADVSQNSKLDRGDFEAIQKRAQGLSTVEINVNADNQMPVVIGGVSSIVVADTFLPLNVNEGSVRITSQAAGYDSGECKLYHASHGRSLYYHWNTAGLLPANDYVIEVQLQKSLASLEAESPVDEAREDQATEDDSSPADTKTTVTSNASTVLLADRLIASVSDLVASVDASETDVESLELDESVAASNETAAADGESLEEATPEPSPAVEITKNKVQVSLIARARELPVLAEFIDLSLPYWDLDLQVARQYRYSAFAEPDISEFGRGWTHAYGLRLVEHTDGSIELLGVGPHGPHFVKTETGVYREVTGLAHKVVRDPDGSFQLITDDHLIWRFDASLTPLEVDDGQGHRVSLQYEEDRLVKVSDLSGQFLQFNYADELVESVSDSAGRTVQFQYDQNQNLVLVTRPAGEEIAYVYDDQQRLSNITRNDTIQRELAYYDDGLVRSIKGESEVLELDYSINAIGAGARTIKGSAGEILSEKIASDGRVLSRGIGADSHAVQFEYDDQFTLCKLTGLDNTVWKSVPEDSQTQLTFPGGAEMTWKKVPEQSATIVTDANGISTTLRYLEDGQLTHIQYPDGLTEVRRYFKEDDGTSIQRELRSGQKVQYWFDKRGLLQSMQINRQPKVVYQYDAVGNLTQATNGWGTLSFEYDESGRLTACKYPNGKSLVYTYDRLGRKESLASPGGQLVYSYDPAGRLRTLALADEMQLAEYVYDEVGLKSRRTANGVLHQFEYDRLGQVKSVVSESPSKQTLAARDYEYDNLSRITKVAIRGGQSKSFAYDSAGRLVTVKNGDEDRLSIAYDAVNNRTALSTKPVKANVLNQYSSTGDSTRFYDLDGNLNAVLQADKKTAYEHDSLGRLVRVRLPNQVVVSYQYDPLGRLASRTIGSQVTHFFWDGDRIVYSENNGGNDPRLYVWAPRLHTAEPSDRELVAMRRDATWHYCWQDAIGNVSEITDTEGQIVSSPQTDCFGNVIAGPDADVELPFRFKGAFYDSQTDLHYIHNRWYESSTATFLEPDQLATLSGQHPYAIAGCDPINGSRLQSDRWADAAEQSDNRGYDDPTNALWIQEVLGRYLCRSVHSLGPLRSPYRSPQGIMPRAEETRLLQAALKDPLRGLSISR encoded by the coding sequence ATGTTCCACTGCTTCCAGTTGCGCCGCCATGGCCATCTTTTAGGACTGTTTCTGTGTCTTTTAGCAGGAATCGGATGTGAATTACCCACGACCATGCGGATCGCGGGGACCAATTTACCGGGAGACGTCGATGGTAATGGGAGCGTCGATATCTGGGATGCACGAAGCCTCGATCGCTCACTGACATCGCAGTATTTCCGAGTCCCTAACCCGGATTGTGCCGACGTTTCTCAGAACAGCAAACTCGATCGTGGGGACTTTGAAGCGATTCAAAAGCGAGCCCAAGGTTTGTCTACGGTTGAGATCAACGTCAACGCAGACAATCAAATGCCGGTGGTCATTGGAGGAGTATCGTCGATCGTCGTAGCGGACACTTTTCTGCCACTGAATGTCAACGAGGGAAGTGTCAGGATCACTTCCCAGGCGGCTGGCTACGACTCTGGCGAATGCAAACTGTATCACGCATCCCATGGACGATCGTTGTATTACCACTGGAACACGGCGGGACTGTTGCCTGCCAATGACTACGTGATCGAGGTGCAGTTGCAAAAGAGTTTGGCATCGCTAGAGGCAGAATCGCCCGTGGATGAGGCGCGCGAAGATCAGGCGACCGAAGATGATTCTTCGCCCGCTGATACGAAGACCACGGTAACCTCGAATGCGTCGACTGTTTTGCTGGCAGATCGTTTGATCGCAAGCGTGTCTGATTTAGTTGCTTCGGTAGACGCGAGCGAAACCGATGTGGAGTCACTCGAGCTTGACGAATCTGTGGCAGCATCGAACGAAACTGCGGCGGCGGACGGAGAGTCGCTCGAAGAAGCAACGCCTGAACCGAGTCCGGCCGTCGAGATCACAAAAAACAAGGTGCAGGTCAGTTTGATCGCTCGGGCGAGAGAGTTGCCGGTTCTAGCGGAGTTCATCGACCTTTCGCTGCCGTACTGGGATTTAGACCTGCAGGTTGCAAGACAATATCGCTATAGCGCGTTTGCCGAGCCAGACATTTCTGAATTCGGTCGCGGCTGGACCCATGCGTATGGTTTGCGGTTGGTCGAGCATACCGACGGCTCGATCGAACTGCTGGGTGTGGGACCACATGGGCCTCACTTCGTCAAAACGGAAACAGGCGTCTACCGCGAAGTTACCGGTTTGGCCCACAAGGTGGTGCGTGATCCCGATGGTTCCTTCCAACTGATCACCGACGATCACCTCATCTGGCGATTTGATGCATCGCTGACGCCATTAGAGGTCGACGATGGCCAAGGACACCGTGTGTCGCTGCAGTACGAAGAGGATCGACTGGTAAAGGTTTCCGATCTATCGGGGCAGTTCCTACAGTTCAATTATGCAGACGAACTTGTCGAGTCCGTGTCCGATTCGGCAGGACGGACGGTCCAATTTCAATACGATCAAAACCAAAACCTTGTCCTAGTTACTCGTCCTGCGGGCGAGGAAATCGCCTACGTTTACGACGACCAACAACGGCTCTCGAATATTACGCGGAATGATACGATCCAAAGGGAGCTCGCCTACTATGACGACGGTCTCGTTCGAAGTATTAAAGGCGAGAGCGAAGTCCTCGAGCTCGACTATTCGATAAATGCGATTGGGGCGGGGGCGAGAACCATCAAGGGTTCGGCCGGCGAGATTCTGAGTGAGAAAATTGCATCGGATGGCCGTGTACTTTCACGCGGTATCGGAGCTGATAGCCACGCAGTCCAATTCGAGTACGACGACCAATTCACGCTTTGTAAACTGACCGGTCTGGACAACACGGTTTGGAAATCCGTTCCCGAAGATTCGCAAACGCAGTTGACGTTTCCAGGTGGCGCAGAGATGACGTGGAAAAAGGTACCGGAGCAGTCGGCGACCATCGTTACAGATGCCAACGGCATAAGTACTACGCTACGTTACCTCGAGGATGGTCAATTGACTCACATCCAATATCCAGACGGTTTAACAGAGGTTCGCCGCTATTTCAAAGAGGATGATGGCACTTCCATACAGCGTGAATTGCGAAGTGGCCAGAAGGTCCAGTATTGGTTTGATAAACGCGGATTGCTGCAGTCGATGCAAATCAATCGGCAACCCAAGGTCGTTTATCAGTACGATGCGGTTGGGAATTTGACTCAGGCTACAAACGGGTGGGGAACGCTAAGCTTCGAATACGACGAATCGGGCCGCTTGACTGCATGCAAGTATCCCAATGGCAAGTCACTGGTTTACACCTATGATCGACTGGGCCGCAAAGAGTCGTTGGCTAGTCCTGGGGGACAACTTGTTTACTCGTATGATCCTGCAGGACGTTTGCGCACATTGGCCCTAGCGGATGAGATGCAATTGGCCGAGTATGTCTACGACGAGGTTGGCCTGAAAAGCCGTCGCACTGCCAACGGTGTGCTTCATCAGTTTGAATACGACCGTCTCGGTCAAGTCAAGTCGGTGGTAAGTGAATCGCCGTCAAAACAAACTCTGGCCGCACGAGATTATGAGTACGACAATCTTAGCCGCATCACCAAGGTTGCCATTCGAGGCGGCCAATCAAAGTCGTTCGCCTATGATTCGGCGGGCCGGTTAGTCACGGTGAAAAATGGCGATGAGGACCGGCTGTCCATTGCCTATGACGCAGTCAACAATCGTACGGCTCTGAGCACCAAACCAGTGAAAGCCAATGTACTAAACCAGTATTCCAGCACAGGGGATAGCACGCGGTTTTACGACCTTGATGGAAATCTGAATGCAGTGCTGCAAGCCGATAAGAAAACGGCCTATGAGCACGACTCGCTCGGTCGCCTTGTGCGAGTGAGGCTGCCGAACCAAGTGGTTGTCTCGTATCAATACGATCCGCTAGGAAGGTTGGCTTCGAGAACTATCGGCAGCCAAGTCACCCACTTTTTCTGGGATGGCGACCGCATTGTCTACTCTGAAAACAACGGCGGGAACGACCCTCGGCTGTATGTTTGGGCTCCTCGCTTGCATACTGCGGAACCAAGCGACCGCGAACTGGTAGCCATGCGACGCGACGCCACTTGGCATTACTGTTGGCAGGATGCGATTGGCAATGTCAGCGAAATTACCGATACGGAGGGCCAAATCGTTAGCTCGCCGCAAACCGATTGTTTTGGAAATGTAATCGCCGGCCCCGATGCGGACGTGGAACTTCCGTTCCGATTCAAAGGAGCGTTTTACGACTCCCAAACCGACCTGCACTATATCCATAACCGCTGGTACGAATCGTCCACCGCGACTTTTCTCGAGCCAGACCAGTTAGCGACTCTCTCTGGACAGCATCCGTATGCGATCGCTGGCTGCGATCCAATCAACGGATCACGACTTCAGAGCGATCGATGGGCAGATGCAGCGGAGCAGTCTGACAACCGCGGCTACGACGATCCCACCAACGCACTATGGATACAGGAAGTTTTGGGCCGGTACCTTTGCCGCTCGGTTCATTCGCTCGGCCCCTTGCGATCGCCATACCGAAGCCCGCAAGGAATCATGCCACGAGCGGAAGAGACCCGGCTTCTGCAGGCTGCCTTGAAAGATCCATTACGTGGCCTCTCGATCTCGCGTTAG
- a CDS encoding glycoside hydrolase family 16 protein gives MSPTQITYGLITPVLISCWFCAVPIAALHAEESGWHLVWSDEFDGERLDYSKWGVEVNAFGGGNEELQLYTDRPENVRVVDGNLIIEARADRPNISGTTRDYSSGKVRTKHRGDWTYGRFEVRAQMPAGQGIWPAIWMLPSEESYGAWAASGEIDIAEYKGQEPSRVHGTLHFGDQWPKNASHTKHYELPIGTFADRFHVFTLEWEPDQIRWYIDGDLYQSQDHWHSAGQPFPAPFNKPFHLLLNLAVGGRFVGAPDSNTTFPLQLRVDYVRVYQKS, from the coding sequence ATGAGCCCAACGCAGATCACTTACGGATTGATCACCCCGGTTCTCATCAGTTGCTGGTTTTGCGCGGTCCCCATAGCAGCATTGCACGCCGAGGAAAGCGGCTGGCATTTGGTGTGGTCAGATGAGTTTGACGGCGAGCGATTGGACTATTCGAAATGGGGTGTCGAAGTCAACGCATTTGGCGGCGGAAACGAAGAGTTGCAACTCTACACCGACCGGCCCGAAAACGTTCGCGTTGTCGATGGAAATTTGATCATCGAAGCACGTGCGGATCGACCGAACATCTCTGGAACAACTCGCGACTATTCGTCAGGCAAAGTGCGAACGAAGCATCGCGGCGATTGGACGTACGGCAGATTTGAAGTACGAGCTCAAATGCCAGCGGGGCAAGGAATCTGGCCCGCCATTTGGATGTTGCCTAGCGAAGAAAGCTACGGTGCCTGGGCAGCAAGTGGAGAGATTGATATCGCCGAGTACAAGGGACAAGAACCCAGTCGCGTTCACGGGACGTTGCATTTTGGCGACCAGTGGCCAAAGAACGCGTCGCATACAAAGCACTATGAATTACCCATAGGAACCTTCGCGGACCGATTTCATGTCTTTACGCTCGAATGGGAACCCGACCAGATTCGTTGGTATATCGATGGGGATCTCTACCAATCGCAAGATCATTGGCATTCCGCCGGGCAGCCCTTTCCCGCTCCTTTTAATAAACCCTTTCACTTGCTTCTTAACTTGGCAGTCGGAGGGCGGTTTGTAGGGGCACCGGATAGCAATACGACCTTTCCACTGCAACTGAGGGTCGATTATGTGCGAGTCTACCAGAAGTCTTGA
- a CDS encoding FKBP-type peptidyl-prolyl cis-trans isomerase, with amino-acid sequence MVSGCRSTTNPSPEIASELAPPVAETAKSKPITFVDLPELQSGTGAMDVGEAPEFSMTDSGLKYRILRKSDGKKPKADSTVTVHYRGWLNSGKVFDSSYERGETTTFPLQNVIAGWTEGLQLVGEGGMIELAMPSRLGYGERGSPGSIPAHSSLHFIVELVNVD; translated from the coding sequence ATGGTTTCGGGGTGTCGCTCTACAACCAACCCCAGCCCGGAAATTGCTTCCGAATTGGCCCCTCCGGTTGCCGAAACAGCGAAATCGAAACCAATCACGTTTGTCGACCTTCCTGAACTTCAATCTGGAACGGGGGCAATGGATGTGGGTGAAGCACCCGAGTTCTCGATGACGGACTCAGGATTGAAGTATCGGATCCTGCGAAAGTCCGACGGCAAGAAGCCGAAAGCCGACAGCACCGTAACGGTCCACTATCGCGGCTGGCTCAATAGTGGAAAAGTGTTCGACAGCTCCTACGAACGAGGCGAAACGACAACGTTTCCATTGCAGAACGTTATCGCTGGCTGGACCGAAGGATTGCAACTCGTCGGTGAGGGAGGGATGATCGAATTGGCGATGCCATCACGGCTCGGCTACGGCGAACGCGGTTCCCCAGGCTCCATTCCTGCTCACTCAAGCCTTCACTTCATCGTCGAACTCGTGAATGTCGATTAG
- a CDS encoding potassium channel family protein, producing MKSFTTLYLHFMRDRASRRNLRVLAQFFLFLVAMILVYSVIFHYLMLWEGHHHTWITGIYWTLTVMSTLGFGDITFHTDLGRLFSMLVLMSGTMFMLILLPFTFIQFFYAPWIQAQEAARAPRELPANTEGHVILTHYGPVDAALIKQLTQYQYPYVVLVPEVDEALRLHDLDIQVVVGELDDPETYRRLRTDKAALVATVGTDVINTNVAFTAREVAENVPIVATAADVASVDVLELAGCTRVLELAEMMGRTLARRVIGRDAKTHVIGQFDELLIAEASAAGTPLVGRTLREIRLRDHVNLTVSGVWERGRYQNAGPETLITDNTVLVLAGTREQLDEYDALFCIYRTSEVPIVILGFGRVGSATARELARQSIDYRIVEKNAKQKAEDGKLIVGDAADLEIIKQAGIMESSAVVITTHDDALNVYLTLYCRRLRADIQIISRATLERNVHTLHRAGADFVISEASMGANAIFNLLRRSDVLLLAEGLDVFKVKIPLSLAGKTLTEAAIRQKTGCSVIAIRTDAGVQANPDPNTPLPADGEMIVIGSDDSQQEFLDQYLNR from the coding sequence ATGAAGTCCTTTACAACGCTGTACCTGCATTTTATGCGAGACCGCGCCAGCCGCCGCAACTTGCGGGTGCTCGCTCAATTCTTCCTTTTTTTGGTTGCGATGATACTCGTCTACAGTGTCATCTTTCATTACCTGATGCTGTGGGAGGGACATCACCACACGTGGATTACCGGCATCTATTGGACGCTCACGGTGATGTCGACGTTGGGCTTCGGCGACATCACGTTTCACACCGACCTTGGCCGACTGTTTTCGATGCTGGTTTTGATGAGCGGAACGATGTTCATGCTGATCCTGCTGCCCTTTACCTTCATCCAATTCTTCTATGCGCCATGGATCCAAGCCCAGGAGGCTGCGCGTGCTCCTCGCGAGTTACCGGCAAACACCGAAGGGCACGTGATCTTGACTCACTACGGCCCCGTCGACGCTGCTTTGATTAAACAATTGACACAGTACCAATACCCCTACGTCGTGTTGGTCCCGGAAGTCGATGAAGCGCTGCGGCTTCATGATCTGGACATCCAAGTCGTGGTGGGCGAATTAGACGATCCCGAGACCTATCGGCGGTTGCGTACCGACAAGGCCGCGTTGGTCGCGACGGTGGGTACCGATGTCATCAACACCAACGTCGCCTTCACCGCGCGTGAAGTCGCCGAAAACGTCCCGATTGTTGCCACCGCAGCCGATGTCGCGTCAGTCGACGTCCTCGAACTAGCGGGTTGCACCCGAGTCCTGGAGTTGGCCGAGATGATGGGGCGAACGTTGGCCCGGCGTGTGATCGGTCGCGATGCCAAGACACATGTCATCGGGCAATTTGATGAGTTGTTGATTGCCGAGGCGAGCGCCGCAGGCACACCGCTTGTCGGCAGAACACTCCGAGAAATTCGATTGCGGGATCACGTCAACCTTACCGTTTCGGGCGTTTGGGAACGAGGCCGGTATCAGAACGCCGGGCCTGAGACACTGATTACCGATAACACCGTTTTGGTGCTGGCGGGAACACGCGAACAACTCGATGAATACGACGCGCTGTTCTGTATCTATCGCACCAGCGAGGTGCCGATTGTGATTCTCGGTTTTGGCCGAGTCGGATCGGCGACCGCGCGTGAACTTGCTCGGCAGTCGATCGACTATCGCATCGTCGAAAAAAATGCCAAACAAAAGGCAGAGGACGGCAAACTGATCGTTGGCGACGCCGCCGATTTAGAAATCATCAAGCAAGCCGGAATCATGGAGTCGTCTGCCGTCGTGATTACCACACATGACGACGCGTTGAACGTCTACTTGACGCTCTATTGCCGGCGGCTTCGCGCCGACATTCAGATCATCAGCCGAGCGACGCTCGAACGCAATGTTCACACCCTACACCGCGCCGGAGCCGATTTCGTGATCTCCGAAGCATCGATGGGAGCGAACGCGATCTTTAATCTACTTCGTCGCAGCGACGTGCTGCTGCTGGCCGAGGGGCTGGACGTGTTTAAAGTAAAGATCCCCTTGTCGCTGGCTGGCAAGACGTTGACCGAAGCTGCGATCCGCCAAAAGACCGGTTGCAGTGTCATCGCCATTCGCACCGACGCTGGAGTCCAAGCCAATCCCGATCCCAACACGCCGCTGCCCGCGGACGGGGAAATGATCGTGATCGGCAGCGACGATTCGCAGCAAGAGTTTTTGGATCAGTATTTGAATCGCTAA